The Mya arenaria isolate MELC-2E11 chromosome 16, ASM2691426v1 genome includes a window with the following:
- the LOC128221965 gene encoding zinc finger protein 845-like: MPYKCELCCASLSKSCHLQRHMIIHTGEKPYKCDTCGAAFSRKSHLLGHIRIHTGEKPYKCDACSAAFSDRSSLQRHMRIHTGEKPYKCETCFSAFSHKGHLDSHILIHTGEKPYKCELCSLAFTSKSHLTKHIRIHTGEMLYKCVTCGAVFSERSTLQSHMIIHTREKQYKCETCGAAFSKRSTLQGHIKIHTGGKPYMCDACGITFSKKTSLHNHIIIHTGEMPYKCDTCSAAFSHKTTLKNHIRIHSGEKPYQCETCGAVFSHSSSLRSHIRIHTGEKPYKCDICDAPFSQKSSLHRHIIIHSGEKPYKCDTCSAAFSDRSTLHRHMRIHTREMPYKCDTCSAVFSRGPSLHRHMRIHTGEKPYKCDTCSAAFSRRSSLQRHMRIHTGEKPYKC, translated from the coding sequence ATGCCATACAAATGTGAACTGTGTTGTGCTTCTCTTTCTAAAAGTTGTCATTTGCAGAGACACATGATAATTCACACAGGGGAGAAGCCATATAAGTGTGATACATGTGGTGCAGCTTTCTCTCGAAAATCACATTTGCTGGGCCACATTAGAATTCACACAGGAgaaaagccatacaagtgtgatgCATGTTCTGCTGCTTTTTCTGATAGATCATCTTTGCAACGCCACATGAGAATTCACACAGGAGAGAAACCATATAAGTGTGAAACATGTTTTTCTGCTTTCTCTCACAAAGGACATTTGGATAGCCACATTTTGATTCACACAGGCGAGAAGCCATACAAATGTGAATTATGTAGTCTTGCTTTTACTAGCAAATCACATTTGACGAAACACATAAGAATTCACACAGGAGAGATGCTATACAAGTGTGTAACATGTGGTGCTGTATTTTCTGAAAGATCAACTTTGCAGAGCCACATGATAATTCACACAAGAGAGAAGCAATACAAATGTGAGACATGTGGTGCTGCTTTTTCTAAAAGATCAACGTTGCAGGGCCATATTAAAATTCACACAGGAGGGAAGCCATACATGTGTGATGCATGTGGCATtactttttctaaaaaaacaagtTTGCACAATCACATTATAATTCACACAGGAGAAATGCCATACAAGTGTGACACATGTTCTGCTGCTTTTTCTCATAAAACAACTTTGAAGAACCACATAAGAATTCATAGCGGCGAGAAGCCATACCAGTGTGAAACATGTGGTGCTGTTTTTTCTCACAGTTCAAGTTTGAGGAGCCACATTAGAATACATAccggagagaagccatacaagtgtgataTATGTGACGCTCCTTTTTCTCAAAAATCATCTTTGCATCGCCACATTATAATTCActcaggagagaagccatacaagtgtgacaCATGCTCTGCTGCTTTTTCTGATAGATCAACTTTGCATCGCCACATGAGAATTCACACAAGAGAAATGCCATACAAGTGCGACACATGTTCTGCTGTTTTTTCTCGAGGACCATCTTTGCACCGCCACATGAGAAttcacacaggagagaagccatacaagtgtgataCATGTTCTGCTGCTTTTTCTCGAAGATCATCTTTGCAACGCCACATGAGAAttcacacaggagagaagccgtACAAGTGTTAG